One window of Chamaesiphon minutus PCC 6605 genomic DNA carries:
- a CDS encoding ISNCY family transposase — translation MEPMKLSFGVLIVYLNRAILQMKDPRLASNGTKYTIRDAVLGAFSMFFMQSESFLEHQRHMNSNQGKSNAQTLFGMIKIPTVPQIRNILDEISATALFGVFNHVYQSLRREGHLKPFEYLGGLLVALDGTQYFDSHKLNCKCCSSRTHKNGTVTYFHSAILPVIVAPGQSQVISLAPEFITPQDGHQKQDCEVAAAKRWLKTHAPEFQGQAITLLGDDLYSHQPMCEQVIASGMNFIFTCLETSHTAVYDWLKYLDGIGEVKKLEVKQWNSNSSELYSYQYVNGIPLRDSQPAMKVNWCKLIHTRQSDGEILYENSFITRHELNEQSVPLVAAAGRCRWKTENENHNVLKTKGYHLEHNFGHGQQHLAACLLTLNLLAFLFHTVLHLTDLAYGQIRLKRVTRKGFFQDILSLTKYLLFESWPSLIDFMLYGSASTLVANSS, via the coding sequence ATGGAGCCAATGAAGCTGAGTTTTGGGGTATTGATAGTCTATCTGAACCGAGCAATTCTTCAGATGAAAGATCCGCGCCTTGCCAGCAATGGCACTAAATACACCATCAGAGATGCTGTGTTGGGAGCATTTTCGATGTTTTTCATGCAAAGCGAATCCTTTTTAGAACATCAGCGGCACATGAATAGCAATCAGGGCAAAAGCAATGCTCAGACACTGTTTGGCATGATTAAAATCCCAACAGTGCCGCAAATTCGGAATATCCTGGATGAAATTTCAGCCACAGCACTATTTGGAGTATTCAATCACGTCTATCAGTCTTTAAGACGAGAAGGTCACTTGAAACCGTTTGAATATCTCGGTGGATTACTAGTTGCGCTGGATGGAACTCAGTATTTTGACTCGCACAAACTCAACTGTAAATGCTGTTCGAGCCGTACCCACAAAAATGGCACAGTAACTTACTTCCACAGTGCCATTTTGCCTGTAATAGTTGCGCCTGGGCAATCTCAAGTAATTTCCTTAGCTCCGGAATTCATCACACCTCAAGATGGTCACCAGAAGCAGGACTGCGAAGTGGCAGCAGCTAAACGATGGCTCAAAACTCATGCCCCAGAATTCCAAGGACAAGCAATCACTCTACTCGGAGATGACCTCTACAGTCACCAACCAATGTGTGAACAGGTGATAGCGTCGGGAATGAACTTTATCTTTACCTGTTTAGAAACGTCTCATACTGCTGTTTATGATTGGTTGAAATACTTGGATGGTATTGGCGAGGTGAAAAAGCTAGAAGTGAAACAGTGGAACAGCAATTCAAGCGAATTATATAGCTATCAATATGTGAATGGAATTCCTCTAAGGGACTCCCAGCCAGCAATGAAGGTCAATTGGTGTAAACTAATCCATACCCGCCAATCAGATGGAGAAATATTATATGAAAATTCATTTATTACCCGCCATGAATTAAACGAACAGAGCGTACCTCTGGTTGCTGCGGCTGGTCGATGTCGTTGGAAGACCGAAAATGAAAATCATAATGTGCTCAAAACAAAGGGATATCATCTGGAGCATAACTTTGGGCATGGTCAGCAGCATTTAGCTGCTTGTTTATTGACGCTGAACCTGTTGGCATTCCTTTTTCACACTGTTTTGCATTTAACAGATCTTGCATATGGACAGATTCGTCTCAAGCGTGTTACTCGTAAAGGCTTTTTTCAAGATATCCTCAGTCTTACCAAATATTTACTCTTTGAGAGTTGGCCTTCTTTGATTGATTTCATGCTTTACGGCTCGGCTTCCACTCT